A single genomic interval of Methyloceanibacter caenitepidi harbors:
- a CDS encoding cytochrome c biogenesis CcdA family protein, producing MLATLGLALLAGLLSVLSPCVLPLLPIVFGTAQSEHRLGPAALALGVAISFTLIGLFVATIGFAIGLDTDVFRLVAAMLLIAVGVVLLVPRLQAQVAVAAGPVGNWVEDRFGGFSGTSLWGQFGVGVLLGAVWAPCVGPTLGAASVLAAKGEDLGQVALTMLAFGVGAALPLMALGFASREAMLRWRGKLAEAGRGGKMLLGIVLVAVGLLVATGADKTLEAWLVSASPDWLTSLTTRY from the coding sequence ATGCTCGCAACACTCGGGCTCGCGCTACTTGCCGGCCTCCTGTCGGTGCTATCGCCTTGCGTCCTGCCGCTGCTTCCCATCGTGTTCGGCACGGCGCAGAGCGAGCACCGGCTTGGTCCGGCAGCGCTGGCACTGGGCGTGGCGATCTCCTTCACCCTGATCGGCCTGTTCGTGGCGACGATCGGCTTTGCCATCGGCCTGGATACGGATGTGTTCCGGCTTGTGGCGGCGATGCTCCTCATTGCCGTGGGCGTTGTGCTGCTCGTGCCGCGTCTGCAAGCGCAGGTCGCCGTGGCGGCCGGCCCGGTCGGCAACTGGGTCGAGGATCGCTTCGGCGGGTTCTCCGGCACGAGTTTATGGGGTCAGTTTGGCGTCGGCGTTCTTCTCGGCGCGGTCTGGGCCCCGTGCGTCGGTCCGACCTTGGGCGCGGCGTCCGTGCTCGCGGCCAAGGGCGAGGACCTGGGGCAAGTCGCCTTGACCATGCTCGCCTTCGGTGTCGGCGCGGCGCTGCCGCTGATGGCGTTGGGCTTTGCCTCGCGCGAGGCCATGCTGCGCTGGCGCGGTAAGTTGGCCGAGGCCGGCAGAGGCGGCAAGATGCTGCTGGGGATCGTGCTCGTCGCTGTCGGGCTTCTGGTGGCGACCGGCGCGGATAAGACGCTCGAGGCTTGGCTCGTCAGCGCGTCTCCGGATTGGCTCACCAGCCTGACCACGCGTTACTAG
- a CDS encoding thioredoxin family protein, whose product MTQIRALFAGLVALFLVAASPASAAEVQPYSPEALAEAQSAGKPILVDVYAAWCPTCRAQKPIIEELTQQPKYEKLLILRADFDKDKDVLKALNVRSQSTLIVFKGKDELVRSVGSTSPVAIEGMLDLTL is encoded by the coding sequence ATGACCCAGATTCGTGCGCTGTTTGCCGGCCTTGTTGCCCTCTTCCTCGTAGCGGCCTCCCCGGCGTCGGCTGCGGAGGTTCAGCCCTACAGCCCCGAGGCGCTGGCCGAGGCCCAAAGTGCGGGAAAGCCGATCCTGGTGGATGTCTATGCTGCCTGGTGCCCCACGTGCCGGGCGCAGAAGCCGATTATCGAGGAACTGACGCAGCAGCCTAAGTACGAGAAACTGCTCATCCTCAGAGCCGATTTCGATAAGGACAAGGATGTCCTCAAGGCGTTGAACGTGCGCTCTCAAAGCACGCTGATCGTGTTCAAGGGCAAGGATGAGCTTGTCCGGTCGGTCGGGTCCACGAGCCCGGTGGCCATCGAAGGCATGCTCGATCTGACGCTGTAA
- a CDS encoding carboxypeptidase-like regulatory domain-containing protein, with protein sequence MRSLITLMLALILATAAPAARADNSDISGTLAMPNGKAIKGYPVILSGTFSSGATQYWVTTTDEAGAFNFEGMPAGQYTVTPANEPTASHSVTIQEKQKTFLDYFSTATGTAKEDVGTLTVAPGDKLQTPSE encoded by the coding sequence ATGAGATCCCTGATCACACTGATGCTGGCATTGATACTAGCGACAGCTGCACCGGCTGCCCGCGCCGACAACAGCGACATCTCAGGCACTCTTGCGATGCCAAACGGTAAAGCAATTAAGGGCTATCCCGTCATCCTGTCCGGAACGTTCAGCTCCGGCGCAACCCAATACTGGGTAACAACAACCGACGAAGCCGGAGCATTCAATTTCGAAGGTATGCCGGCAGGACAATACACAGTGACACCTGCGAACGAGCCAACGGCCTCTCACAGCGTCACGATTCAGGAAAAGCAGAAGACTTTTCTCGACTACTTCAGCACGGCGACGGGCACGGCCAAAGAGGATGTCGGGACGCTCACGGTTGCACCTGGCGACAAACTACAAACGCCGTCGGAATAA
- a CDS encoding disulfide bond formation protein B — protein sequence MDDTRDTLAGRMMAASAIVFGGALLIILTAHTFEHIGGYAPCPLCLQERYAYYFGVPAAVVAFLAARAETFGFARLVLLLIAIGFLLNMGLGVYHAGAEWKFWPGPETCAGGFDLTWSQEGIVDTPVIRCDEAAWRFLGLSFAGWNAVVSAALAAIALWGAALRR from the coding sequence ATGGACGATACGCGCGACACGCTGGCGGGACGGATGATGGCGGCGAGCGCTATTGTGTTTGGCGGCGCGCTGCTGATCATCCTCACGGCGCACACGTTCGAGCACATCGGCGGCTACGCTCCGTGCCCGCTCTGCCTCCAAGAGCGTTACGCCTATTACTTCGGGGTCCCGGCGGCCGTGGTCGCGTTCCTCGCCGCGCGCGCCGAGACCTTCGGCTTCGCCCGTCTGGTGCTCCTGCTCATCGCGATCGGCTTCCTCCTCAACATGGGCCTTGGCGTCTACCACGCGGGGGCCGAGTGGAAGTTTTGGCCGGGTCCCGAGACCTGTGCCGGCGGGTTCGATCTGACATGGAGCCAAGAGGGCATTGTCGATACTCCGGTCATCCGTTGCGACGAGGCGGCCTGGCGGTTCCTCGGCCTGTCCTTCGCCGGCTGGAATGCCGTGGTTTCGGCCGCGCTCGCCGCGATTGCGCTCTGGGGCGCGGCGCTGCGCCGTTGA
- a CDS encoding YqaA family protein, with the protein MLKRAYDKMMDLAAHRNAPWALAGVSFIESSVFPLPPDIMLIPMVLAERRKAWLFAAIATIASVLGGIFGYIIGYFLFDTIGQPILNFYGYGEKFEDFAARYNEFGAWIVFIAGVTPFPYKVITIASGVTQLNFFVFMIASVAARGIRFFAVAGLLYWFGPPIKTFIDKYFGILSVVFVVLLIGGFVLIKYVM; encoded by the coding sequence ATGCTGAAGCGCGCGTACGACAAGATGATGGATCTCGCGGCGCACCGGAACGCGCCCTGGGCGCTTGCGGGGGTGTCCTTTATCGAGAGTTCCGTTTTCCCGCTTCCCCCGGACATCATGCTGATTCCGATGGTGCTGGCGGAGCGGCGCAAAGCCTGGCTGTTCGCCGCCATCGCCACAATCGCCTCCGTGCTGGGCGGCATTTTCGGCTATATCATCGGCTATTTCCTATTCGATACGATCGGTCAGCCGATCCTCAACTTCTACGGCTACGGGGAGAAGTTCGAGGACTTCGCGGCGCGCTACAACGAGTTTGGCGCCTGGATCGTATTCATCGCGGGTGTGACACCGTTTCCGTACAAGGTCATCACCATCGCCAGCGGCGTAACGCAGCTGAACTTCTTCGTGTTCATGATCGCCAGCGTCGCCGCGCGCGGCATTCGCTTCTTCGCGGTCGCAGGGCTGCTTTACTGGTTCGGACCGCCGATCAAGACCTTCATCGACAAGTATTTCGGCATTCTGTCGGTCGTGTTCGTCGTGCTGTTGATCGGCGGCTTCGTGCTCATCAAATACGTGATGTGA
- a CDS encoding CapA family protein produces the protein MTASRQLPYSPAEAVEIHSHELRASLETALKLTKKFGFWDVPYKEAATTIEEMDELDIFYWVHKAANPVTRMEDGVAALLATDSSIVGLPQGFEKQQVITLGAAGDLLQVQADGLRYSSEHLYRNVADLLFSETVSFANLESPITTQPLQKEVVSDQGAPVQCCSEQQFDILKGYDGQTFTALNVANNHTFDYGVEGVVTTQDVLSKNGIAGIGTTRAPEEYGRAQIIVKDGVKLGFVSATFGLNGHEVPEAEQFRIHVARLSSKLVEPELELAKRQIDDCRAQECDFIIASLHWGWEFEFFPRKSQVEAAHELIEYGADAILGGHPHVIQPVEYYRTKRDPHRVAVIAYSLGTLTWGFTAPFIALSIILNLTLAKGRLDGTPGTYIEAARVTPVFRSTVDNASALETRIEKLADHLGGASGLHSPEYIAELKRYAELVLGDGVT, from the coding sequence ATGACGGCAAGCAGACAACTCCCGTACTCACCCGCGGAAGCGGTTGAGATTCATTCTCACGAACTCCGCGCGTCGTTGGAAACGGCGCTCAAGCTCACGAAGAAGTTCGGCTTCTGGGACGTGCCGTATAAGGAGGCCGCAACGACCATCGAGGAGATGGACGAACTCGATATCTTCTATTGGGTCCACAAGGCTGCAAACCCCGTCACGCGCATGGAGGACGGTGTCGCCGCGTTGCTCGCGACCGACAGCAGCATTGTTGGGCTCCCGCAAGGCTTCGAGAAGCAGCAGGTCATCACGCTGGGTGCGGCCGGAGACTTGCTTCAGGTACAGGCCGACGGATTGCGGTATTCGAGCGAGCATCTCTATCGAAACGTCGCGGACTTGCTGTTCTCCGAGACTGTTTCATTCGCCAATCTTGAATCGCCGATTACCACCCAGCCGCTGCAGAAAGAGGTGGTGAGCGATCAAGGTGCCCCCGTTCAATGCTGCTCGGAGCAGCAGTTCGACATTCTCAAAGGATACGACGGGCAGACCTTCACGGCACTGAACGTCGCAAACAACCACACATTCGATTACGGCGTCGAAGGCGTTGTCACGACCCAGGACGTCTTGTCGAAGAACGGCATCGCCGGCATCGGAACGACGCGCGCGCCGGAAGAGTATGGCCGGGCGCAGATTATCGTCAAAGATGGCGTCAAGCTCGGTTTCGTGTCCGCAACCTTTGGGCTCAATGGGCATGAGGTGCCCGAGGCCGAGCAATTCCGCATTCATGTGGCCCGGTTGAGCTCAAAGCTGGTGGAGCCCGAGCTCGAGCTGGCGAAGCGGCAAATCGACGATTGCCGAGCGCAAGAGTGCGACTTCATCATCGCGTCCTTGCATTGGGGCTGGGAGTTCGAATTCTTTCCCCGCAAGAGCCAGGTCGAGGCGGCGCACGAACTCATCGAATATGGTGCGGACGCGATTCTCGGCGGGCATCCCCATGTCATTCAGCCGGTCGAGTACTACCGCACTAAAAGAGATCCGCACCGTGTCGCCGTCATTGCCTACTCGCTCGGGACACTGACCTGGGGCTTCACAGCGCCCTTTATCGCCCTCAGCATCATTTTGAATCTGACCCTAGCCAAGGGACGTCTCGACGGAACGCCGGGAACGTATATCGAAGCAGCGAGAGTGACGCCAGTCTTCCGGAGCACGGTCGACAATGCGAGCGCGCTGGAGACGCGGATCGAGAAGCTCGCGGACCATCTTGGTGGCGCGAGCGGGCTGCACTCACCCGAGTATATTGCCGAACTGAAGCGCTATGCGGAACTCGTGCTGGGCGATGGCGTCACGTGA
- a CDS encoding SH3 domain-containing protein, whose amino-acid sequence MHAHRVAAFAADLGRTGDRPYRASGARGDADEPTFRCVVGVASNDVPNVRSGPSASYAIVGRLTNHTFFVEVIAKRGRWFKITKDGTTGWVNSHYLN is encoded by the coding sequence TTGCATGCGCATCGGGTAGCGGCATTTGCCGCTGACCTCGGACGAACAGGGGATCGACCCTATCGAGCGTCTGGCGCGCGCGGAGACGCCGACGAGCCGACCTTCCGCTGTGTCGTCGGCGTCGCCTCGAACGACGTGCCGAATGTCCGTTCGGGCCCCAGCGCAAGCTATGCGATCGTTGGACGACTGACGAACCACACATTCTTTGTCGAGGTCATCGCCAAGCGCGGGCGCTGGTTCAAGATCACCAAGGACGGCACCACCGGTTGGGTGAACAGCCACTATCTGAACTAG
- a CDS encoding alpha/beta hydrolase — MKLDRETEALLFWVSSSTTRPLWQMDHETARAEYRRSISKTDVGPIEIGSTRDFEIATPAGPLPMREYIAPVPSGAGILFFHGGGGVLGDIDTHDTLCRALCLDTSATVFSVGYRLAPEHPFPAAVYDGVAALEWLTAAAPDLSIDPARIAVAGDSAGGSLAAVALHETKGRLVAPAAAQLLIYPALDLRAKQPSRKDLVDQFPIPEDMLYWFFNHYFGLAWPIADPRAIPALYEDDSGLPPTLIITAGFDPFRDEGFEYAERLAAAGVPVEYECYEGTVHGFMNMGRMLRVAYRSMRLRMGTWLKEQLDGPGA; from the coding sequence GTGAAACTAGACCGCGAGACCGAGGCGCTGCTCTTTTGGGTTTCGTCATCGACCACCAGGCCTCTGTGGCAGATGGACCATGAGACAGCGCGGGCGGAATATCGCCGCTCGATCTCCAAGACCGACGTCGGACCGATCGAGATCGGATCCACGCGTGACTTCGAGATCGCGACGCCCGCGGGCCCTCTTCCCATGCGCGAGTATATTGCGCCGGTCCCCAGCGGCGCGGGCATCCTATTCTTCCATGGCGGCGGCGGCGTGCTTGGCGATATCGATACCCACGACACGCTTTGCCGCGCGCTTTGTCTCGATACCAGCGCAACGGTGTTTTCCGTCGGCTACCGACTCGCGCCCGAGCACCCCTTCCCGGCGGCGGTCTACGACGGCGTGGCCGCTCTCGAGTGGCTGACCGCGGCCGCGCCGGACCTGTCCATCGACCCGGCGCGCATCGCCGTTGCCGGCGACAGCGCCGGCGGGTCGCTCGCCGCCGTCGCGCTGCATGAGACCAAGGGCCGGCTCGTCGCGCCCGCGGCGGCTCAACTCCTGATTTACCCGGCCCTGGACTTGCGCGCGAAACAGCCCTCGCGCAAAGACCTCGTCGATCAGTTCCCGATCCCGGAGGACATGCTCTACTGGTTCTTCAACCACTATTTCGGGCTGGCCTGGCCGATTGCGGACCCGCGCGCGATTCCGGCCCTCTACGAGGATGACTCCGGTCTGCCGCCCACGCTGATCATTACGGCCGGCTTCGACCCCTTTCGCGACGAGGGCTTCGAATACGCCGAGCGGCTCGCGGCCGCAGGTGTTCCGGTCGAATACGAGTGCTATGAAGGCACGGTGCACGGCTTCATGAACATGGGCCGGATGTTGCGCGTGGCGTATCGAAGCATGCGCCTGCGCATGGGCACCTGGCTGAAGGAGCAACTCGATGGCCCCGGCGCCTAG